A genomic window from Glycine soja cultivar W05 chromosome 10, ASM419377v2, whole genome shotgun sequence includes:
- the LOC114369467 gene encoding CLIP-associated protein-like isoform X3, translated as MYTQAGSQFRDELQRHNLPSSLVKAINARLEGIQPNVCSSDGISSGYNAGEIKPVGVNPKKSSPKHKSSSRETSLFGGEGDATEKLIDPIKVYSEKELIREIDKIASTLVPEKDWSIRIAAMQRIEGLVLGGAADYPCFFGLLKQLVGPLSTQLSDRRSSIVKQACHLLCFLSKDFLGDFEACAELFIPVLLKLVVITVLVIAESADNCIKMMLHNCKVARVLPRIADCAKNDRNAVLRARCCDYALLILEHWPDAAEVQRSADLYEDMIRCCVSDAMSEVRSTARMCYRMFAKTWPERSRRLFSSFDPAIQRLINEEDGGMHRRHASPSVCDRGALMSITTQASAPSNLTGYGTSAIVAMDRSSSLSSGTSIASGVLSQAKSLGKGTERSLESVLHASKQKVTAIESMLRGLDLFDKHGSSALRSSSLDLGVDPPSSRDPPFPAAVTASNHLTSSLTTESTASGANKASNRNGGLGMSDIITQIQASKDSGRLSYNTNVGIEPLSTFSSYSSKRVTEKLQERGSIDENSDMRETRCYMNPNIDRQCMDTHYRDGNYRDSQHSYVPNFQRPLLRKNVAGRVTTGSRRSFDDSQLSLGEKSNYVDGPASLHEALSEGLSSGSDWSARVAAFNYLHSLLQQGQKGIQEVVQNFEKVMKLFFQHLDDPHHKVAQAALSTLGDIILAFRKPFEGYMERMLPHVFSRLIDPKELVRQACSMNLEVVSKTYSIDSLLPALLRSLDEQRSPKAKLAVIEFAISSFNKHAMNPEGAANIGILKLWLAKLVPLVHDKNTKLKEAAITCIISVYSHFDSSAVLNFILSLSVDEQNSLRRALKQRTPRIEVDLMNYLQNKKERRSKSSYDPSDVVGASSEEGYVGLSRKAHYIGRYSAGSLDSDGSRKWSSQDSALIKGSIGQAVSDETEEHTDSNSGVYGFKTKDLAYTANSMGQNFGLQTSHRHVNSSMNFEGLSSDLDVNGLMSSEHLNITEDFGPDKEHPSELNHNHQSAEDVNVNYMTDTGPSIPQILHMICSGGDGSPISSKQTALQQLVEVSIANEHSIWTLYFNQILTVVLEVLDDSDSSIREHALSLIVEMLKNQKDAMENSVEIVVEKLLNVTKDIVPKVSNEAEHCLTIVLSQNDPFRCLSVIVPLLVTEDEKTLVTCINCLTKLVGRLSQEEVMAQLPSFLPALFEAFGNQSADVRKTVVFCLVDIYIMLGKAFLPYLEGLNSTQLKLVTIYANRISQARTRKSIDTTHD; from the exons ATGTATACACAAGCTGGGTCCCAATTTCGTGATGAACTTCAGCGCCACAATCTCCCTTCATCTTTG GTGAAAGCTATTAATGCTAGGCTAGAGGGAATTCAACCAAATGTTTGCTCTTCAGATGGTATTTCTAGCGGTTATAATGCTGGGGAAATTAAGCCTGTGGGTGTTAATCCCAAGAAAAGTAGTCCAAAGCATAAAAGTTCATCAAGGGAGACCTCTCTTTTTGGAG GAGAAGGTGATGCCACAGAGAAACTCATAGACCCCATCAAGGTGTATTCAGAGAAGGAGTTAATCAGAGAAATTGATAAGATTGCTTCTACCCTTGTACCAGAAAAGGACTGGTCAATTCGTATTGCTGCCATGCAAAGAATTGAAGGTCTTGTTTTGGGAG GTGCTGCTGATTATCCATGTTTCTTTGGACTCCTGAAGCAGCTTGTTGGACCTTTAAGCACACAATTGTCAGATCGAAGGTCAAGCATTGTGAAGCAG GCTTGCCATCTATTATGCTTTTTGTCGAAGGACTTCTTGGGTGATTTTGAAGCATGTGCTGAATTGTTCATACCA GTCCTTTTGAAGCTGGTTGTGATTACTGTGCTTGTAATTGCAGAATCTGCGGACAACTGCATAAAAATG ATGTTGCACAACTGCAAAGTAGCTCGTGTGCTTCCTCGGATAGCTGATTGTGCCAAAAATGATCGTAATGCTGTTCTACGTGCAAG GTGTTGTGATTATGCTCTTTTGATATTAGAACATTGGCCTGATGCAGCAGAAGTACAACGATCGGCTGATCTATATGAGGATATGATAAGGTGCTGTGTTTCAGATGCAATGAGTGAG GTGCGGTCGACTGCAAGGATGTGTTACAGAATGTTTGCAAAGACTTGGCCAGAACGTTCCCGTCGCCTGTTTTCATCATTTGACCCTGCTATTCAAAGG TTAATCAACGAAGAGGATGGAGGAATGCATAGGCGACATGCATCACCTTCTGTTTGTGATAGAGGTGCACTGATGTCAATAACTACTCAAGCTTCAGCACCCTCTAATCTAACTGGTTATGGAACTTCTGCTATTGTTGCAATGGACCGAAGTTCAAGTTTATCATCGGGGACTTCTATCGCCTCTGGTGTTCTTTCACAAGCCAAGTCACTTGGTAAAGGTACTGAACGTAGTTTGGAAAGTGTGTTGCATGCAAGCAAACAGAAGGTCACTGCTATTGAAAGCATGCTTAGGGGTTTGGATTTGTTTGATAAACATGGTTCATCTGCTCTCCGGTCATCGAGCTTGGATCTAG GAGTTGACCCTCCCTCATCTCGTGATCCACCATTCCCTGCTGCTGTCACAGCATCTAATCATCTAACTAGCTCTTTAACGACAGAATCAACTGCATCTGGTGCCAATAAAGCTAGTAACCGAAATGGTGGTTTGGGTATGTCTGACATAATCACCCAAATTCAAGCTTCCAAAGATTCTGGCAGGTTATCGTATAATACTAATGTTGGTATTGAGCCTTTATCAACGTTCTCATCATACTCAAGTAAAAGGGTTACTGAAAAGTTGCAAGAGAGAGGTTCTATTGATGAAAACAGTGACATGAGGGAGACTAGATGCTATATGAATCCCAACATAGATAGGCAGTGTATGGATACCCATTATAGAGATGGCAACTATAGGGATTCACAGCATAGTTATGTGCCTAATTTCCAGAGGCCACTATTGAGAAAGAATGTAGCTGGACGTGTGACTACTGGCAGCAggaggagttttgatgatagcCAATTATCTCTTGGAGAGAAGTCAAACTATGTAGATGGCCCAGCATCTCTTCATGAAGCTCTGAGTGAAGGACTTAGCTCAGGTTCTGACTGGTCTGCTAGGGTTGCTGCCTTTAATTATCTTCACTCTTTATTGCAGCAAGGCCAAAAGGGAATTCAAGAAGTAGTCCAGAATTTTGAGAAGGTAATGAAGTTGTTTTTTCAGCACTTGGATGATCCCCATCATAAAGTTGCACAGGCTGCTCTCTCCACACTTGGAGATATTATTCTGGCATTCCGAAAGCCCTTTGAAGGTTACATGGAACGAATGTTACCCCATGTGTTTTCTCGGTTAATTGACCCCAAAGAGCTAGTTAGGCAAGCATGCTCAATGAATTTGGAAGTTGTTAGCAAAACATACAGCATAGATTCTCTCCTACCTGCATTGCTACGATCACTAGATGAACAAAGGTCACCAAAGGCAAAATTGGCTGTTATTGAGTTTGCAATAAGTTCGTTTAATAAGCATGCAATGAATCCAGAAGGTGCTGCTAATATTGGCATCCTAAAATTATGGCTTGCCAAGTTAGTCCCATTGGTtcatgataaaaatacaaaacttaAAGAAGCAGCTATTACATGCATTATATCAGTATACTCTCACTTTGATTCATCTGCagttttgaattttattcttAGTTTGTCAGTTGATGAACAAAATTCTTTGAGACGAGCCCTTAAGCAGCGCACCCCTCGCATTGAAGTAGACTTGATGAATTATCTGCAAAACAAGAAAGAGCGACGTTCTAAGTCTTCCTATGATCCATCTGATGTTGTGGGAGCATCCTCTGAAGAGGGATATGTTGGTTTGTCAAGGAAAGCTCATTATATTGGAAGATATTCTGCTGGTTCACTAGATAGTGATGGTAGCAGGAAGTGGAGTTCCCAAGATTCTGCCCTGATTAAAGGCAGTATTGGCCAAGCAGTTTCTGATGAAACTGAAGAACACACTGATTCTAATAGTGGTGTTTATGGTTTCAAAACTAAAGATCTTGCTTACACAGCCAATTCAATGGGTCAAAACTTTGGCTTACAAACTAGCCACAGACATGTGAACAGTAGCATGAATTTTGAAGGTCTATCATCTGATCTGGATGTTAATGGTCTGATGTCATCAGAACATTTAAATATTACTGAAGACTTTGGACCCGACAAAGAACATCCTTCGGAATTGAACCATAATCATCAGTCAGCTGAAGATGTGAACGTAAACTACATGACAGACACTGGACCCAGTATTCCCCAGATTCTTCATATG ATATGCAGTGGGGGTGATGGAAGCCCTATTTCAAGCAAGCAGACTGCACTTCAACAGCTAGTTGAAGTGTCTATAGCCAATGAACATTCTATTTGGACTCTg TACTTCAATCAGATTTTGACAGTTGTGCTTGAGGTGCTGGATGATTCAGATTCCTCAATCAGAGAGCATGCTCTATCTCTGATAGTTGAAATGCTTAAAAATCAG AAAGATGCCATGGAAAATTCAGTTGAGATTGTTGTTGAAAAGCTGCTTAATGTTACAAAGGATATTGTTCCCAAG GTCTCAAATGAAGCAGAGCACTGCCTCACCATTGTTTTATCTCAGAATGATCCATTCAGATGTTTAAGT GTTATTGTCCCTCTACTGGTTACCGAGGATGAGAAAACTCTTGTTACTTGCATAAATTGCTTGACAAAG CTTGTGGGGAGGCTCTCTCAGGAGGAAGTGATGGCTCAGTTACCTTCTTTCCTGCCTGCTTTGTTTGAAGCTTTTGGAAACCAGAGTGCTGATGTTCGCAAG